In Ilumatobacter fluminis, the following proteins share a genomic window:
- a CDS encoding M24 family metallopeptidase → MSVREHLPPIGYAGRIGRVRHRATDLGFDGVLVTDLIDIRWLTGFTGSSGTLLITPDRAVFVTDGRYRDRAADEFAASGAEADIVAGFTKLEQQQRLDDAAHNLSKIGASAASIDHESWTRLATRLPIAPITTIVADERRAKDEGEVARIELAAEFADAALAEVAPLLGYGLTEADVRTELEYRMRRHGADGPSYDTIVASGPTNAARPHHEPTDRLIVEGDTVVIDVGALVDGYHSDMTRSYVIGEPTAQQREIYDLVLTAQLAGLSAVTAGRRAAAVDTACRTLFEGAGYRDWYLHSTGHGVGLQIHEDPYESPVSEQTLVAGDVVTVEPGLYRVGFGGFRVEDLVEVESDGCRVLTQSPKDTPCLPSPPTT, encoded by the coding sequence ATGAGTGTGCGGGAGCACCTGCCGCCCATCGGATACGCCGGCCGTATCGGTCGAGTCCGTCACCGGGCGACCGACCTCGGCTTCGACGGAGTGCTCGTCACCGACCTGATCGACATCCGCTGGCTGACCGGCTTCACCGGCTCGTCCGGCACCCTCCTGATCACACCCGACCGGGCCGTCTTCGTGACCGACGGCCGTTACCGCGACCGCGCCGCCGACGAGTTCGCGGCGTCGGGCGCCGAGGCCGACATCGTCGCCGGGTTCACCAAGCTCGAACAGCAACAACGACTCGACGACGCCGCCCACAACCTGAGCAAGATCGGCGCCTCGGCCGCGTCGATCGACCACGAGTCGTGGACCCGGCTCGCGACCCGTCTCCCGATCGCGCCGATCACGACGATCGTCGCCGACGAACGCCGCGCCAAGGACGAAGGCGAGGTCGCGCGGATCGAACTGGCCGCCGAGTTCGCGGATGCAGCCCTCGCCGAAGTGGCTCCGCTGCTCGGTTACGGTCTCACCGAAGCCGACGTTCGTACCGAGCTCGAGTACCGCATGCGTCGCCACGGTGCCGACGGCCCGAGCTACGACACCATCGTCGCCAGCGGGCCGACCAACGCCGCCCGGCCACACCACGAGCCGACCGACCGCCTGATCGTCGAGGGCGACACCGTCGTGATCGACGTCGGCGCCCTGGTCGACGGTTACCACTCCGACATGACCCGCAGCTACGTGATCGGCGAGCCGACGGCCCAACAGCGGGAGATCTACGATCTGGTGCTCACCGCACAGCTCGCAGGGCTCTCTGCAGTCACCGCCGGCCGACGGGCCGCCGCCGTCGACACCGCCTGCCGAACCCTGTTCGAGGGAGCCGGGTATCGCGACTGGTACCTGCACTCGACCGGGCACGGCGTGGGCCTCCAGATCCACGAAGATCCGTACGAATCGCCCGTCTCCGAACAGACCCTCGTCGCCGGGGACGTCGTGACTGTGGAGCCAGGCCTCTATCGTGTCGGATTCGGTGGCTTCCGCGTCGAAGACCTCGTCGAGGTCGAGAGCGACGGCTGCCGCGTATTGACTCAGTCGCCCAAGGACACCCCATGCCTGCCATCACCACCAACGACCTGA
- the efp gene encoding elongation factor P, with the protein MPAITTNDLKTGITLELDNGLFQVVEFQHVKPGKGGAFVRTKLRNVKSGNVFDRTFNAGIRVEQAIIRREDMQFLYRDGDDYVFMNNESYEQMNVAPVALGDAADYLIEGMTAQVAFHEGEIIGVEIPASVELTITETEPGLQGDRKTGATKPATLETGKIVNVPLFIEQGEKIRVDTRSGEYMTRV; encoded by the coding sequence ATGCCTGCCATCACCACCAACGACCTGAAGACCGGGATCACCCTCGAGCTCGACAACGGCCTGTTCCAGGTCGTCGAGTTTCAGCACGTCAAGCCCGGCAAGGGTGGCGCCTTCGTGCGCACCAAGCTGCGCAACGTCAAGTCCGGCAACGTCTTCGACCGCACGTTCAACGCGGGTATCCGCGTCGAGCAGGCGATCATCCGCCGCGAAGACATGCAGTTCCTCTACCGCGACGGCGACGACTACGTGTTCATGAACAACGAGTCGTACGAGCAGATGAACGTCGCCCCGGTCGCCCTCGGCGACGCCGCCGACTACCTGATCGAGGGCATGACCGCCCAGGTCGCGTTCCACGAGGGCGAGATCATCGGCGTCGAGATCCCCGCCTCGGTCGAACTGACGATCACCGAGACCGAGCCCGGCCTGCAGGGCGACCGCAAGACGGGCGCCACCAAGCCCGCCACCCTCGAGACCGGCAAGATCGTCAACGTCCCGCTGTTCATCGAGCAGGGCGAGAAGATCCGGGTCGACACTCGCAGCGGCGAGTACATGACCCGCGTCTGA
- the nusB gene encoding transcription antitermination factor NusB has protein sequence MERPDERSDARERALYLLYEAHSKGIAPVDTIDLQVIEPDELTQELVRGVGDHLERLDGMIDERAHGWTLARMPVLDLNVMRLGAYELLERPHVPTAVVLNEAVELAKRFSTDDSGRFVNGVLAAIATDARPTAD, from the coding sequence ATGGAACGCCCCGACGAGCGGTCCGACGCGCGCGAACGTGCGTTGTACCTGCTCTACGAAGCCCACTCGAAGGGCATCGCCCCGGTCGACACGATCGACCTCCAGGTGATCGAACCCGACGAACTCACCCAGGAACTCGTTCGCGGTGTCGGCGACCACCTCGAACGGCTCGACGGGATGATCGACGAACGGGCCCACGGCTGGACGCTCGCCCGCATGCCCGTACTCGACCTCAACGTGATGCGCCTCGGTGCCTACGAACTGCTCGAGCGGCCCCACGTGCCGACCGCCGTCGTCCTCAACGAGGCGGTCGAACTCGCCAAGCGCTTCTCGACCGACGACTCCGGCCGGTTCGTGAACGGCGTCCTCGCGGCGATCGCGACCGACGCCCGCCCGACCGCCGACTGA
- a CDS encoding N-acyl-D-amino-acid deacylase family protein, producing the protein MHDLVIRRGNVIDGSGGPARNADIAIDGDRVVEVGSDVGAGTREIDADGLLVTPGFVDVHTHYDAQATWDPYLTPSSWHGVTTAVMGNCGVGFAPAQPDKHEWLIEVMEGVEDIPGTALTEGIQWEWESFTEYLDALDRRHYVLDLGAQVPHSAVRGYVMGDRSGVNNPATADDLERMASIVADGLRAGALGFSTSRTPLHKSKSGELVPGTMVESDELFAIAAAMQDVGHGVFQFAPEHAILPEREWPWMRELASRFGRTVSVNFSQFDQAPDLWREVLDKLDEAIADGIPIVAQVHGRTVGLLMCLEGSYHPLMFHPAYGEIADLPLAERCAALRSGPVRDRLIAETPDDDGFFEKVVLGTMWKTWAVADGDIDYEPHPDDSIGSVAGRTGVSPIELVIDHLLSADGHGMLYSPFFNYSYGDLSFNYEAHMHPGTRMGLADAGAHVRVICDGGCPTFMLTHWTRDRTRGPKMPLEYVVHRQTRQTAELYGLGDRGLLAPGMRADINVIDYDALTFGKPRMAWDLPGGAPRLVQKASGYRHTFCAGVETVTDDEFTGELPGRLVRGPR; encoded by the coding sequence ATGCATGATCTGGTGATCCGCAGGGGGAACGTGATCGACGGGTCGGGCGGCCCCGCTCGCAACGCCGACATCGCGATCGACGGCGATCGCGTCGTCGAAGTCGGAAGCGACGTCGGCGCCGGCACGCGCGAGATCGATGCCGACGGCCTGCTCGTCACCCCCGGCTTCGTCGACGTGCACACGCACTACGACGCCCAGGCCACCTGGGACCCGTACCTCACCCCGTCGTCGTGGCACGGGGTCACCACGGCGGTCATGGGCAACTGCGGCGTCGGCTTCGCACCCGCTCAGCCCGACAAGCACGAGTGGCTGATCGAGGTGATGGAGGGCGTCGAGGACATCCCCGGCACCGCGTTGACCGAAGGCATCCAGTGGGAGTGGGAGTCGTTCACCGAGTATCTCGACGCGCTCGATCGCCGCCACTACGTACTCGACCTCGGCGCCCAGGTACCACACAGCGCCGTGCGCGGCTACGTCATGGGCGACCGCAGCGGCGTCAACAACCCGGCGACGGCCGACGACCTCGAGCGGATGGCGTCGATCGTCGCCGACGGTCTGCGCGCCGGCGCGCTGGGCTTCTCCACGAGCCGCACCCCGCTGCACAAGTCGAAGTCGGGCGAACTGGTGCCGGGCACGATGGTCGAATCCGACGAACTGTTCGCCATCGCCGCAGCGATGCAGGACGTCGGTCACGGGGTGTTCCAGTTCGCCCCGGAACACGCGATCCTGCCCGAGCGCGAGTGGCCGTGGATGAGAGAGCTGGCCAGCCGCTTCGGACGCACCGTCAGCGTCAACTTCAGCCAGTTCGACCAGGCGCCCGACCTGTGGCGCGAGGTGCTCGACAAGCTCGACGAGGCGATCGCCGACGGCATCCCGATCGTCGCCCAGGTGCACGGTCGTACCGTCGGTCTGCTGATGTGCCTGGAGGGCAGCTATCACCCGCTGATGTTCCACCCGGCCTACGGCGAGATCGCCGACCTGCCCCTCGCCGAGCGGTGTGCCGCACTCCGGTCGGGTCCGGTCCGCGACCGGCTGATCGCCGAGACGCCCGACGACGACGGCTTCTTCGAGAAGGTCGTGCTCGGCACGATGTGGAAGACGTGGGCGGTCGCGGACGGCGACATCGACTACGAGCCGCACCCCGACGATTCGATCGGCTCGGTCGCCGGGCGCACCGGGGTCTCCCCCATCGAGCTGGTCATCGATCATCTGCTGTCCGCCGACGGTCACGGGATGCTCTATTCGCCGTTCTTCAACTACAGCTACGGCGACCTGTCGTTCAACTACGAGGCGCACATGCATCCCGGCACCCGAATGGGTCTCGCCGATGCCGGCGCCCACGTGCGGGTGATCTGCGACGGCGGCTGCCCGACGTTCATGCTGACCCACTGGACGCGCGATCGCACCCGCGGCCCGAAGATGCCGCTCGAGTACGTCGTGCATCGTCAGACCCGCCAGACCGCCGAGCTGTACGGGCTCGGCGATCGTGGGCTGCTGGCGCCCGGGATGCGGGCCGACATCAACGTGATCGACTACGACGCCCTCACGTTCGGCAAGCCGCGCATGGCCTGGGACCTCCCCGGCGGTGCTCCCCGCCTCGTGCAGAAGGCGAGCGGCTACCGCCACACGTTCTGCGCCGGCGTCGAGACCGTGACCGACGACGAGTTCACCGGGGAGCTGCCGGGCCGACTCGTCCGCGGTCCCCGCTGA
- a CDS encoding histidine phosphatase family protein, translating into MTQRFDTRHTDVPQLLVIRHGQTEWSKVGKHTGRTDIPLTDVGRAEASDAALTLEGWNLVRAYCSPLQRARETAEIVSPACGLVTDPDLVEWDYGDFEGETTPESRKRIPDWSVWTHEITGGESYDEVGERADRFLARFDDEVPTGNGVVFAHGHFLAILIARWCGLPAIEGRRFALATATVSLLGWHREDRVIRALNHRVGRVLDPPFRT; encoded by the coding sequence GTGACGCAACGATTCGACACCCGCCACACCGACGTGCCGCAGTTGTTGGTGATCCGGCACGGCCAGACCGAGTGGTCGAAGGTCGGCAAGCACACCGGCCGCACCGACATCCCGCTCACCGACGTCGGTCGGGCCGAGGCGAGCGACGCCGCACTCACCCTCGAAGGCTGGAACCTCGTGCGGGCGTACTGCAGCCCGCTCCAGCGGGCACGCGAGACCGCCGAGATCGTGAGCCCGGCGTGCGGACTCGTCACCGATCCCGACCTCGTCGAGTGGGACTACGGCGACTTCGAGGGCGAGACCACCCCCGAATCGCGCAAGCGCATCCCCGACTGGTCGGTGTGGACGCACGAGATCACCGGCGGCGAGTCGTACGACGAGGTGGGGGAGCGGGCCGACCGGTTCCTCGCCCGGTTCGACGACGAGGTCCCCACCGGGAACGGCGTGGTGTTCGCCCACGGCCACTTCCTGGCGATCCTGATCGCCCGCTGGTGCGGCCTGCCTGCCATCGAGGGTCGCCGGTTCGCCTTGGCGACCGCGACGGTGAGCCTGCTGGGCTGGCATCGGGAGGATCGTGTGATCCGCGCCCTCAACCATCGTGTCGGCCGAGTTCTCGACCCGCCGTTCCGAACCTGA
- the pyrR gene encoding bifunctional pyr operon transcriptional regulator/uracil phosphoribosyltransferase PyrR — protein sequence MAHEIIERNQGTSGIALVGLQRGGVWLAEALGEAIARIGTTVPVGSVDCSLYRDDIGLRPVSPGSVSQIDFDVDGATIVLVDDVLYTGRTVKAALDAITDYGRPTAVQLAVLVDRGHRELPIRPDFVGKNLPTSSDEQVAATADGVTIA from the coding sequence ATGGCGCACGAGATCATCGAGCGCAACCAGGGCACCTCGGGCATCGCCCTCGTCGGGTTGCAGCGAGGCGGCGTCTGGCTCGCCGAGGCGTTGGGCGAGGCGATCGCCCGCATCGGCACCACTGTTCCGGTCGGTTCCGTCGACTGCTCGCTCTACCGCGACGACATCGGCCTGCGACCCGTCTCACCCGGCAGCGTCAGCCAGATCGACTTCGACGTCGACGGTGCCACGATCGTTCTCGTCGACGACGTGCTGTACACCGGACGAACCGTGAAAGCGGCCCTCGACGCGATCACCGACTACGGCCGACCGACGGCGGTCCAACTCGCCGTGCTCGTCGACCGCGGCCACCGCGAACTGCCGATCCGGCCCGACTTCGTCGGCAAGAACCTGCCGACCTCGTCCGACGAACAAGTCGCCGCCACCGCCGACGGCGTCACGATCGCCTGA
- a CDS encoding aspartate carbamoyltransferase catalytic subunit, with amino-acid sequence MQHFRSIDEAGPDAVRRLLDLADHMAEVNRRPNPKVPALRGKTVCNVFFEDSTRTRLSFETAAKRLSADTMNFAVSSSSLNKGESLRDTIETIAAMGVDAFVIRHKSTGTPWQIAQWTNAAIVNAGDGWHAHPTQALLDCYTIRTAFNRPDGFDGLRIAIVGDVKHSRVARSDIEAFAMLGADVTLVAPKTLLPPETDGMPVTVTTDLDAVLPDLDVLYLLRMQTERMTEALVPDLREYTTRFGLTPERVPRLADHALVMHPGPMNRGVEIAVDPAELPGSVITQQVTNGIAVRMAVLFDLLGSGTLPEASS; translated from the coding sequence GTGCAGCACTTCCGCTCGATCGACGAGGCCGGCCCCGACGCCGTCCGTCGTCTGCTCGACCTCGCCGATCACATGGCCGAGGTCAACCGCCGCCCGAACCCGAAGGTGCCGGCCCTGCGAGGCAAGACCGTGTGCAACGTGTTCTTCGAGGACTCGACCCGCACCCGGCTCAGCTTCGAGACCGCCGCCAAGCGGCTGTCGGCCGACACGATGAACTTCGCCGTGTCGTCGTCGAGCCTCAACAAGGGGGAGAGCCTCCGCGACACGATCGAGACGATCGCCGCGATGGGCGTCGACGCCTTCGTGATCCGGCACAAGTCGACCGGCACACCCTGGCAGATCGCCCAGTGGACGAACGCTGCGATCGTCAACGCCGGTGACGGCTGGCACGCCCACCCGACCCAGGCCCTGCTCGACTGCTACACGATCCGGACCGCGTTCAATCGCCCCGATGGATTCGACGGGTTGCGGATCGCGATCGTCGGCGACGTCAAGCACAGCCGGGTCGCCCGCTCCGACATCGAGGCGTTCGCGATGCTCGGCGCCGACGTCACCCTCGTCGCGCCGAAGACACTGCTGCCTCCCGAGACCGACGGCATGCCGGTCACCGTCACGACCGACCTCGACGCGGTCCTGCCCGACCTCGACGTGCTCTACCTGCTGCGCATGCAGACCGAGCGCATGACCGAGGCCCTGGTGCCCGACCTGCGTGAGTACACCACCCGGTTCGGCCTGACGCCCGAGCGGGTGCCGCGGCTCGCCGACCACGCCCTGGTGATGCACCCCGGCCCGATGAACCGTGGCGTCGAGATCGCCGTCGACCCGGCCGAACTGCCCGGTTCGGTCATCACCCAGCAGGTCACCAACGGCATCGCCGTCCGCATGGCGGTCCTGTTCGACCTCCTCGGCAGCGGCACCCTGCCGGAGGCATCGTCATGA
- a CDS encoding dihydroorotase: MNQYLIQGGTVIDPTGERRADVLVRDGVVAAVDEHLGESPDAGGATVIDAAGCVVSPGFVDLHTHLREPGKEEAETIETGSRAAAKGGYTCVVAMPNTDPTQDCVSVVEFVRKQGEAAGLCDVRPSGSITVGRAGTQLTPFAELAEAGVRIFTDDGSGVQDPLLMRRAFEYALDLDIVLAQHCEVARLTEGAVMHEGHCCSTFGLPGWPSIAEELMVYRDIELVRLTGAPVHILHLSTAGSVELVRRAKADGLPVTAEATPHHISLTDELLAGYSALYKVNPPLRTMADVEAVRGGLADGTIDAIATDHAPHAPETKEQPLDQAPPGMLGLETALGVGLASLEMSVAEVVAALSWKPAAIAGVADTHGRPIAPGEPANLTIFDPNETWEVIPATLASKSKNTPFVGVELKGKTKHTLLHGAPTVLDGNPQR, from the coding sequence ATGAACCAGTACCTGATCCAGGGTGGCACCGTGATCGACCCGACGGGGGAGCGGCGTGCCGACGTCCTCGTCCGTGACGGTGTGGTCGCCGCCGTCGACGAGCACCTCGGCGAGTCACCCGACGCCGGTGGTGCGACCGTGATCGACGCCGCCGGCTGCGTGGTGTCGCCCGGGTTCGTCGACCTGCACACCCACCTCCGGGAGCCCGGCAAGGAAGAGGCCGAGACGATCGAGACCGGTTCACGTGCCGCCGCCAAGGGTGGCTACACGTGCGTGGTTGCGATGCCGAACACCGACCCGACGCAGGACTGCGTCAGCGTCGTCGAGTTCGTCCGCAAGCAGGGCGAGGCGGCCGGGCTGTGCGACGTGCGGCCCTCCGGCTCGATCACCGTGGGCCGCGCCGGCACCCAGCTCACCCCGTTCGCCGAGTTGGCCGAGGCGGGTGTGCGGATCTTCACCGACGACGGCTCGGGGGTACAGGACCCGCTCCTGATGCGTCGGGCGTTCGAGTACGCGCTCGATCTCGACATCGTGCTCGCCCAGCACTGCGAGGTCGCCCGGCTGACCGAGGGTGCCGTGATGCACGAGGGGCACTGCTGCTCGACGTTCGGTCTGCCCGGATGGCCGTCGATCGCCGAGGAGCTGATGGTGTACCGCGACATCGAACTGGTCCGCCTCACGGGTGCCCCGGTGCACATCCTGCACCTGTCGACCGCCGGCAGCGTCGAGTTGGTGCGTCGGGCGAAGGCCGATGGCCTGCCGGTCACCGCCGAGGCGACGCCGCACCACATCAGCCTCACCGACGAACTGCTCGCCGGGTACTCGGCGCTCTACAAGGTCAACCCGCCCCTGCGGACGATGGCCGACGTCGAGGCGGTCCGCGGCGGACTGGCCGACGGCACGATCGACGCGATCGCCACCGACCACGCGCCGCACGCACCGGAAACGAAGGAGCAGCCGCTCGACCAGGCGCCTCCGGGCATGCTCGGCCTCGAGACCGCGCTCGGTGTCGGCCTGGCCAGCCTCGAGATGTCGGTTGCGGAGGTCGTCGCCGCCCTCAGCTGGAAACCCGCCGCCATCGCCGGCGTCGCCGACACCCACGGCCGCCCGATCGCCCCGGGAGAACCCGCCAACCTCACGATCTTCGACCCGAACGAGACCTGGGAAGTGATCCCGGCAACCCTCGCCAGCAAGTCCAAGAACACCCCCTTCGTCGGAGTCGAACTGAAGGGCAAGACCAAGCACACCCTCCTCCACGGAGCCCCTACGGTCCTGGACGGGAACCCCCAACGCTGA